A region of Ammospiza nelsoni isolate bAmmNel1 chromosome 8, bAmmNel1.pri, whole genome shotgun sequence DNA encodes the following proteins:
- the SLC29A3 gene encoding equilibrative nucleoside transporter 3, giving the protein MFPAGSSPAPDQEPLLEDAVRSGYSLQKPRDRWHGAYLIFFLLGIGSLLPWNFFITAKHYWRYKLQNCSDEPGPAGQAASDLRDYFESYISIASTIPSVLCLIGNFLLVNKVAASVRILSSLFVMLAVFLVITVLVKVDTSTWTTPFFTLTVGCVAVVSSASTVFSSSIFGLSSCFPMRNLQALLSGQAMGGTVSAVASVIDLAAAADVTDSALAYFLTADIFIVLCIVVYLLLPRLEYSRYYLSSQKESPSLVTVPPDGSVEEQAEPGGTGSSSSSLTRSAGIPPLRPILHKTALLGFCLFYVFFISIIIFPSLSSNIESVSKASGSPWSTKYFTPLTCFLLYNFADWCGRQVTAWIQVPGPKSKLLPALVLLRTIFLPLFILSNYQPRAHVRTVLFDRDVYPVLFTALLGLSNGYLGTLVMVYGPKIVPKELAEAAGVLMSFYLVLGLALGSACAVFVVHLV; this is encoded by the exons ATGTTCCcggcaggcagcagccctgccccggACCAGGAGCCCCTGCTGGAGGACGCCGTGCGGAGCGGGTACAGCCTGCAGAAGCCCAGGGACCGCTGGCACGGCGCCTACCTGATATTCTTCCTCCTGGGCATcggctccctcctgccctggaatTTCTTCATCACGGCCAAGCACTACTGGAGGTACAAGCTGCAGAACTGCTCGGatgagcccggcccggcggggcagGCTGCCTCGGACCTGCGG gaCTATTTTGAGAGTTACATCTCCATTGCCTCTACCATACCCTCAGTGCTGTGCCTCATTGGAAACTTCTTGCTTGTCAACAA GGTTGCTGCCAGCGTGCGGATCCTGTCGTCCCTGTTTGTCATGCTGGCCGTGTTCCTGGTGATCACCGTGCTGGTCAAGGTGGACACCTCCACCTGGACCACGCCTTTCTTCACCCTCACCGTGGGCTGCGTGGCCGTGGTCAGCAGTGCCTCCACCGTCTTCTCCAGCAGCATCTTCggcctcagcagctgcttccccatGAGGAACCTGCAGGCCCTGCTCTCAG GCCAGGCCATGGGTGGCACCGTGAGCGCCGTGGCCTCCGTGATAGACCTGGCAGCGGCGGCCGACGTCACCGACAGCGCCCTGGCCTATTTCCTCACTGCCGACATCTTCATCGTGCTCTGCATCGTGGTGTacctgctgctgccccggctGGAGTACTCCAG GTATTACCTGAGCAGCCAGAAGGAGAGCCCCTCGCTGGTCACTGTGCCCCCTGACGGCTCGGtggaggagcaggcagagccaggaggcACCGggagctcctcctcctccctcacaAGGAGTGCTGGCATCCCCCCACTCCGCCCCATCCTGCACAAGACTGCCCTCCTCGGCTTCTGCCTCTTCTACGTCTTCTTCATCTCCATCATcatcttcccttccctctcctccaaCATCGAGTCAGTCAGCAAAGCCTcgggcagcccctggagcacCAAGTACTTCACACCCCTCACCTGTTTCCTGCTGTACAACTTTGCTGACTGGTGTGGCAGGCAGGTCACTGCCTGGATCCAGGTGCCAGGCCCCAAGAgcaagctgctgcctgccctggtcCTCCTCAGAACCatcttcctccctctcttcATCCTCAGCAACTACCAGCCGCGGGCTCACGTCCGGACCGTGCTGTTCGACAGGGACGTCTACCCCGTGCTgttcacagccctgctggggctcagcaaCGGCTACCTGGGCACTCTGGTCATGGTCTACGGCCCCAAGATCGTGCCCAAGGAGCTGGCCGAGGCAGCGGGGGTGCTCATGTCCTTCTAcctggtgctggggctggctctgggctctgcctgcgCTGTGTTCGTGGTGCACCTCGTGTAg